One stretch of Bosea vaviloviae DNA includes these proteins:
- a CDS encoding multicopper oxidase family protein, producing MTLSRRGFVGASGFVVAAGGLVSGRAQAASIPEAASTKSPETQAPKAPTTGPDYQPVVTLNGWSLPWRMNGNWKEFHLVAEPVIREIAPGMKAHLWGYNGQSPGPTIEAVEGDNVRIFVTNKLPENTAVHWHGQRLPNGMDGVGGLTQPHIPPGKTFVYEFQMRRSGTFMYHPHSDEMVQMAMGMMGFLVVHPKDPAFRRVDRDFVFLLNAFDIEAGSYVPKVNTMLDFNLWTWNSRAFPGIDPFVVAKNDKVRIRFGNLTMTNHPIHMHGYEFKVSGTDGGWVDPAAAWPEVSIDCAVGQMRAFDFVADEPGDWAIHCHKSHHTMNAMGHSVKTYIGVNKKDLAKRIAKIAPGYMPMGSNGMGEMGSMEMQGPANTLPMMTGYAQFGPVEMGGMFSVVKVREGLAANDYKDPGWFKNPEGTVAFEYKGQKLAEAPRTSGPDSGLDSVDWQVKDPRKPALAADGTPIPAKAGGHSNH from the coding sequence ATGACGCTATCACGCAGAGGCTTCGTCGGAGCATCGGGCTTCGTCGTCGCGGCCGGCGGCCTCGTCAGCGGCCGCGCACAGGCGGCCAGCATCCCGGAAGCGGCCTCGACCAAAAGCCCGGAAACGCAAGCGCCGAAGGCGCCGACGACAGGCCCGGACTACCAACCCGTCGTGACATTGAACGGCTGGTCCCTGCCCTGGCGGATGAACGGCAACTGGAAGGAGTTCCATCTCGTCGCCGAGCCGGTGATCCGCGAGATCGCGCCGGGCATGAAGGCGCATCTCTGGGGCTATAACGGCCAGTCGCCGGGGCCGACCATCGAGGCGGTCGAGGGCGACAACGTCCGCATTTTCGTCACGAACAAGCTGCCCGAGAACACCGCCGTGCATTGGCACGGCCAGCGCCTTCCCAACGGCATGGACGGCGTCGGCGGTCTGACCCAGCCGCACATCCCGCCCGGGAAGACCTTCGTCTACGAGTTCCAGATGCGCCGCTCCGGCACCTTCATGTACCACCCCCACTCCGACGAGATGGTGCAGATGGCGATGGGCATGATGGGCTTCCTCGTCGTCCATCCGAAGGATCCCGCCTTCCGTCGCGTGGATCGCGACTTCGTCTTCCTGCTCAACGCCTTCGACATCGAGGCCGGCTCTTACGTGCCCAAGGTCAATACGATGCTCGATTTCAACCTCTGGACCTGGAACAGCCGCGCCTTCCCCGGAATCGACCCCTTCGTCGTCGCCAAGAACGACAAGGTCAGGATCCGCTTCGGCAACCTGACCATGACCAACCATCCGATCCACATGCACGGCTACGAATTCAAGGTCTCGGGCACCGATGGCGGCTGGGTCGATCCGGCGGCGGCGTGGCCCGAGGTCTCGATCGACTGCGCGGTCGGGCAGATGCGAGCCTTCGACTTCGTCGCCGACGAGCCGGGCGACTGGGCGATCCACTGCCACAAATCGCACCACACGATGAACGCCATGGGCCATTCGGTGAAGACCTATATCGGCGTGAACAAGAAGGACCTGGCCAAGCGCATCGCGAAGATCGCTCCCGGCTACATGCCGATGGGTTCCAACGGCATGGGCGAGATGGGGTCGATGGAGATGCAGGGGCCCGCAAACACGCTTCCGATGATGACCGGCTATGCCCAGTTCGGTCCCGTCGAGATGGGAGGCATGTTCTCGGTGGTGAAGGTCCGCGAGGGGCTGGCTGCCAACGACTACAAGGACCCCGGCTGGTTCAAGAACCCGGAAGGCACTGTCGCCTTCGAATACAAGGGCCAGAAACTGGCGGAGGCGCCGCGCACGAGCGGTCCCGACAGCGGCCTCGATTCTGTCGATTGGCAGGTCAAGGATCCGCGCAAGCCTGCGCTTGCCGCCGACGGCACACCCATACCCGCCAAGGCGGGGGGCCATTCCAATCACTGA
- a CDS encoding DUF411 domain-containing protein produces the protein MLTRRHVGIGLLALASPIGDVIARQPDAVVTTYRSPTCGCCKAWVSHLEKAGFATKIIELDDLAQAKRRAGVPTAYEACHTALVDGYFIEGHVPAADITRLLAEKPRARGLAVPGMPVGSPGMEVGGATAEAFQTMLIAVDGSASVFASH, from the coding sequence ATGCTGACGCGCCGCCATGTCGGCATCGGCCTGCTTGCTCTTGCATCTCCTATCGGCGACGTGATCGCCCGACAGCCAGACGCCGTCGTGACCACCTACCGGAGTCCGACTTGCGGCTGCTGCAAGGCTTGGGTCAGTCATCTCGAAAAGGCGGGCTTCGCAACGAAGATCATCGAGTTGGATGATCTCGCGCAGGCGAAGCGTCGGGCTGGCGTACCGACAGCATACGAAGCCTGCCATACGGCGCTCGTCGACGGGTATTTCATCGAAGGTCATGTGCCGGCTGCCGACATAACACGGTTGCTAGCCGAGAAGCCGAGAGCCCGCGGCCTTGCCGTGCCAGGCATGCCAGTCGGCTCACCGGGGATGGAGGTCGGCGGCGCTACGGCGGAGGCGTTCCAGACCATGCTCATCGCGGTGGACGGTTCGGCAAGCGTCTTCGCCAGCCACTGA
- a CDS encoding ATP-binding protein: MKHFWPDTIQSRTIIVLLIGLGVFHVLSLWTYQVGLRSEIDLTNENRLAERLVSIKRAILALPVDERDGIAHSLSGGPIEVHWSVVGLTATNAADDPELAALRSRLVEMAPELVGQRLIVAAPRAVGGHGVDPHQIQVSIRATDGGWVNFSVTRLSGPHGTSHGVFFSTTLMALGVVLVSVLMVRWLTRPLRIFGDAARQTFVGNQAAEVRVEGPKEVRDLAEAFNDMQRRIKRLIDDRTQTLAAVSHDLKTPLTRLRLRAAELDGHASVPEIEADLDEMEAMLDASLMFLRGEQVSEPVRDFDLSALLETIKDDFVDAGRAVALVAPPRLRVSGRHLSLKRAFTNLIWNAVRYGKQAHITLDLKDRDVLVVIDDDGPGIPQDQLEAVFAPFTRIETSRSRETGGVGLGLTIARTVLRGHGGDVELHNRRPRGLRAAVRLPVGIDS; the protein is encoded by the coding sequence ATGAAGCACTTCTGGCCCGACACGATCCAGTCCCGCACCATCATCGTGCTGCTGATCGGGCTCGGCGTCTTTCATGTTCTCAGCCTGTGGACCTATCAGGTCGGGCTGCGTTCGGAGATCGACCTGACCAACGAGAACCGGCTCGCGGAGCGGCTCGTTTCGATCAAGCGCGCCATTCTTGCCCTTCCCGTCGATGAGCGCGATGGGATCGCACATTCTCTATCTGGCGGCCCCATCGAGGTTCACTGGAGCGTGGTGGGTCTAACGGCCACCAACGCAGCCGACGATCCGGAGCTTGCTGCCCTGCGCAGTCGTCTGGTGGAGATGGCGCCCGAACTCGTCGGTCAGAGGCTCATCGTCGCGGCACCTCGCGCCGTAGGCGGCCATGGCGTCGATCCACACCAGATCCAGGTGTCGATCAGGGCGACAGATGGCGGCTGGGTCAACTTTAGCGTCACACGGCTCAGCGGCCCGCACGGCACGAGCCACGGCGTCTTCTTTTCAACGACACTGATGGCGCTTGGCGTGGTCCTTGTCTCCGTCCTGATGGTGCGCTGGCTCACGCGCCCCTTGCGCATCTTCGGCGACGCCGCCCGGCAGACCTTCGTTGGCAACCAAGCCGCCGAGGTTCGCGTCGAGGGCCCCAAGGAGGTGCGCGACCTGGCGGAGGCGTTCAACGACATGCAGCGCCGCATCAAGCGTCTGATCGACGACAGAACGCAGACGCTTGCCGCCGTCTCGCACGACCTCAAGACGCCGCTGACTCGTTTACGGCTGCGCGCTGCGGAGCTTGACGGCCACGCGTCGGTCCCTGAGATCGAAGCCGACCTCGACGAGATGGAGGCGATGCTCGATGCGAGCCTGATGTTCTTGCGCGGCGAGCAGGTCAGCGAACCCGTTCGGGATTTCGACCTTTCCGCCCTTCTGGAGACGATCAAGGACGACTTCGTCGACGCCGGTCGCGCCGTGGCGCTCGTTGCACCCCCGCGCCTGCGCGTCAGCGGCCGACACCTGTCCCTGAAACGGGCTTTCACCAACTTGATCTGGAACGCGGTGCGGTACGGCAAGCAAGCTCATATCACGCTCGACCTCAAGGATCGTGACGTCTTGGTGGTGATCGACGACGACGGCCCCGGAATTCCGCAGGATCAACTTGAGGCGGTCTTCGCCCCATTCACGCGCATCGAGACCTCCCGCAGCCGCGAAACAGGCGGGGTTGGCCTAGGCCTGACGATCGCCAGAACGGTTCTGCGTGGCCACGGCGGCGATGTTGAGCTTCACAATCGACGTCCTCGTGGCCTGAGGGCCGCCGTCCGACTACCGGTTGGCATCGACTCCTGA
- a CDS encoding four-helix bundle copper-binding protein, producing the protein MHHTDPHMQACIDTCLSCYQTCLGMSTGHCLEVGGEHATPDHIKLMLACSETCRATAHVMIIGSRHHKHLCAECADICADCASECERIGDMDACVQACRACAERCRQMAA; encoded by the coding sequence ATGCACCACACCGATCCGCACATGCAGGCCTGCATCGACACCTGCCTGAGTTGCTACCAGACGTGCCTCGGCATGAGCACCGGGCACTGCCTCGAAGTCGGCGGCGAGCATGCCACGCCCGATCACATCAAGCTCATGCTTGCCTGTTCCGAAACATGCCGCGCCACCGCGCATGTCATGATCATCGGCTCGCGTCATCACAAGCACCTTTGCGCCGAGTGCGCCGACATCTGCGCCGACTGCGCGAGCGAATGTGAGCGCATCGGAGACATGGACGCATGCGTCCAGGCCTGTCGCGCCTGCGCCGAAAGGTGCCGGCAGATGGCGGCGTAG
- the copM gene encoding CopM family metallochaperone, which translates to MDPAMHMKMMQPAASDSASTKGYKESMMGMMQAMPMTFTGDADIDFMMQMKGHHQGAIAMAKVELANGKDPQAKKLATEIVAAQEKEIAVIDTWLKSKGK; encoded by the coding sequence ATGGACCCCGCCATGCATATGAAAATGATGCAGCCGGCGGCATCTGATTCCGCCTCCACCAAGGGCTACAAGGAATCGATGATGGGGATGATGCAGGCGATGCCGATGACGTTCACCGGCGACGCCGACATCGACTTCATGATGCAGATGAAGGGGCACCATCAAGGCGCGATTGCTATGGCGAAGGTCGAATTGGCCAACGGCAAGGATCCTCAAGCCAAGAAGCTGGCAACCGAGATCGTCGCGGCTCAGGAGAAGGAAATCGCGGTGATCGACACATGGTTGAAGTCGAAGGGGAAGTGA
- a CDS encoding response regulator, producing the protein MERIIANPSEQPAEPRESHVLVVDDDPQIRMLVARLLRASGYRVTGAGNGDQMRQVLASTSIDLIVLDVMLPGASGFDLCRELRKDSLVPIIMLTARGEEGDRIAGLDIGADDYLSKPFSPRELVARINAIMRRMRVNGATNSLTPARGYLFAGWTLDVVRRELIDPRGAVVDLSTGEFDMLRALVEAPGKILSRDHLLDLAKNRVATGFDRVVDVQISRLRRKIEVDPEGAPMIKTIRGTGYMFMPGVERQ; encoded by the coding sequence ATCGAACGCATCATCGCTAATCCAAGCGAGCAGCCCGCCGAGCCCCGGGAGTCGCATGTCCTCGTCGTAGACGACGACCCCCAGATCAGGATGCTGGTTGCCCGCCTCCTGCGGGCGAGCGGCTATCGCGTTACCGGCGCCGGAAACGGCGATCAGATGAGGCAGGTGCTAGCCTCGACCTCGATCGACTTGATCGTGCTCGATGTCATGCTGCCTGGGGCGTCCGGCTTCGATTTATGTCGCGAGCTTCGGAAGGATTCTCTCGTCCCTATCATCATGCTCACTGCCCGCGGTGAGGAAGGCGACCGCATCGCAGGCCTCGATATCGGTGCCGACGACTATCTCTCCAAGCCGTTCAGTCCGCGCGAGCTCGTCGCGAGAATTAACGCCATCATGCGGCGCATGCGCGTGAACGGCGCCACGAACAGTCTGACGCCGGCGCGGGGGTACCTGTTTGCGGGCTGGACGCTCGACGTCGTCAGGCGCGAGCTGATCGATCCCCGCGGCGCCGTCGTCGATCTCAGCACGGGTGAGTTCGACATGCTGAGGGCTCTGGTGGAGGCGCCAGGGAAGATACTCAGCCGCGACCACCTGCTCGACCTCGCCAAGAACCGCGTCGCGACGGGGTTCGATCGGGTCGTCGACGTGCAGATCAGCCGCCTGCGACGCAAGATCGAGGTCGATCCCGAGGGTGCGCCGATGATCAAGACTATCCGCGGGACGGGCTACATGTTCATGCCGGGCGTCGAGCGGCAATGA
- a CDS encoding TolC family protein: MTASIRLQRIRHALSLIALTAALGGCASFSPDGGVGTAQFLALSELDKDAVKISNEADAISAQARVEKLLKGAVSADAAVQIALLNNRGLQASYNDLGLAEAQMVAASLPPNPRFAVSRLTGRLETEIERTVVASLFALATLPARREIAADTFRNAQLKAADATFKLAADTRRQFYRAVAANQQVGYLQQAVATSEATSELIKRLGESGGMNKLEQAREHALYAETTAQLAKAKLQQKVERERLIRLLGLWGRDTALRLPASLPPLPARLQSAKEVEAQALKKRLDLQIARGDLDILAKRLGLTQATRFVNDVDLLGRRTADRKNTFTVDGDGAVQVDREKRNLKTLELEFEIPLFDFGQSKVAAAEQTYLASANRLAEKAVNIRSEAREAYTGYRGTWDIARHYQNQVLPLRKVIQDESLLQYSGMLIDVTTLIVDARARILSNAQAVEARRDFWIASVDLKHVVIGGGGSGGGSPGSAVAAASDGGAPAH, from the coding sequence GTGACCGCTTCCATCAGACTCCAGCGTATCCGACACGCCCTCTCGCTCATCGCCCTGACCGCTGCCCTTGGCGGCTGCGCGTCCTTCTCGCCCGATGGCGGCGTCGGCACGGCACAGTTCCTGGCCCTGTCGGAGCTCGACAAGGATGCCGTCAAGATCAGCAACGAGGCCGACGCCATCTCCGCGCAGGCCCGTGTCGAAAAGCTTCTGAAGGGCGCGGTCTCGGCCGATGCGGCCGTGCAGATCGCCCTGCTGAACAATCGCGGCCTGCAGGCATCGTATAACGACCTCGGCCTCGCCGAGGCCCAGATGGTGGCGGCGAGCCTGCCGCCCAATCCGCGCTTCGCGGTCTCGCGTCTGACCGGGCGGCTGGAGACGGAGATCGAGCGCACTGTTGTGGCCAGCCTGTTCGCGCTCGCGACCCTGCCGGCGCGACGCGAGATCGCCGCCGATACCTTCCGAAATGCGCAGCTCAAGGCGGCCGACGCCACATTCAAGCTCGCAGCCGACACGCGCCGCCAGTTCTATCGCGCCGTGGCCGCCAACCAGCAGGTCGGCTATCTACAGCAGGCAGTTGCGACCTCGGAGGCAACCTCGGAACTGATCAAGCGGCTGGGGGAATCCGGCGGCATGAACAAGCTCGAACAGGCGCGCGAGCACGCTCTCTATGCCGAGACCACAGCGCAGCTTGCCAAGGCCAAGCTGCAGCAGAAGGTCGAGCGTGAGCGGTTGATCCGTCTGCTCGGGCTCTGGGGCAGAGACACGGCGCTGCGACTTCCTGCGAGCCTGCCGCCCCTGCCCGCTCGCCTGCAGTCTGCAAAGGAGGTCGAGGCGCAGGCTCTGAAGAAGCGGCTCGACCTCCAGATCGCGCGCGGCGATCTCGACATCCTCGCTAAGAGGCTGGGCCTCACCCAGGCGACGCGCTTCGTCAACGATGTCGACTTGCTCGGACGTCGTACGGCGGACCGCAAAAATACCTTCACCGTCGATGGCGATGGCGCCGTCCAGGTCGATCGCGAGAAGCGTAACCTGAAGACACTCGAACTCGAATTCGAGATCCCACTGTTCGATTTCGGCCAATCCAAGGTCGCAGCAGCCGAACAAACCTATCTCGCCAGCGCCAATCGCCTAGCTGAAAAGGCCGTGAACATCCGCTCCGAGGCGCGCGAGGCCTATACCGGTTATCGCGGCACCTGGGACATCGCCAGACACTATCAGAACCAGGTGCTGCCGCTGCGCAAGGTGATCCAGGACGAGTCCCTGCTGCAGTACAGCGGCATGCTGATCGACGTGACGACGCTGATCGTCGATGCGCGGGCGCGGATTCTCAGCAACGCCCAGGCGGTCGAAGCGCGGCGCGATTTCTGGATCGCGTCCGTCGACTTGAAACATGTCGTCATCGGCGGCGGCGGCAGCGGTGGAGGCTCCCCCGGAAGCGCGGTTGCCGCCGCCTCCGATGGCGGCGCCCCGGCCCATTAA
- a CDS encoding copper-binding protein, whose protein sequence is MRTIFSAFALTALLASPVLAQDAPLVSATVKKIDVEQGKITLDHGPIKNLDMDGMTMVFKAADPAMLKTIKAGDKVKFTAERVNGQITVTKIQK, encoded by the coding sequence ATGCGTACCATTTTCTCCGCATTCGCCCTGACCGCGCTACTCGCCAGTCCGGTTCTGGCCCAGGACGCCCCTCTGGTCAGCGCCACCGTCAAGAAGATCGATGTCGAGCAGGGCAAGATCACGCTCGACCATGGCCCGATCAAGAACCTCGACATGGACGGCATGACGATGGTGTTCAAGGCGGCCGACCCGGCCATGCTCAAGACCATCAAGGCTGGCGACAAGGTCAAGTTCACGGCAGAGCGCGTCAACGGCCAGATCACGGTGACGAAGATCCAGAAGTGA
- a CDS encoding cupredoxin domain-containing protein, producing the protein MRIRLISLSAIAALALSTGIGLAGPGGAGHSHGAAEETAYGKPGDAKKPARLVQVTMSERDGKMAFIPDRIEVRRGEQIKLVMRNNGELDHELVLATLEENLKHAIEMQKNPDMEHDDPNAKRLMPKKTGEIVWQFTKVGEFDFSCLIPGHREAGMTGKIIVK; encoded by the coding sequence ATGCGGATAAGACTGATTAGCCTAAGCGCGATCGCTGCTCTGGCGCTCTCGACGGGCATTGGCCTGGCTGGGCCCGGCGGTGCTGGGCACAGCCATGGAGCAGCCGAGGAAACCGCTTACGGCAAGCCAGGCGACGCCAAGAAGCCGGCGCGGCTTGTGCAGGTGACGATGAGCGAGAGGGACGGCAAGATGGCCTTCATCCCGGACCGGATTGAGGTCCGCCGTGGGGAGCAGATCAAGCTGGTCATGCGCAACAATGGCGAGCTCGATCACGAACTCGTGCTGGCGACGCTTGAGGAAAACCTCAAGCACGCGATCGAGATGCAGAAGAACCCCGACATGGAGCATGACGACCCGAACGCCAAGCGCCTTATGCCGAAGAAGACCGGCGAGATCGTCTGGCAGTTCACCAAGGTCGGGGAATTCGACTTCTCCTGCCTCATCCCGGGCCATCGCGAAGCCGGCATGACCGGCAAGATCATCGTCAAGTGA
- a CDS encoding nucleotidyl transferase AbiEii/AbiGii toxin family protein has product MSFFAATTPVLLNKTAGLFGSKRIDYVEIDILLTHLLQRMHETGLMDHLVFKGGTMLRKMVFGAGGRLSTDLDFVVRSIDGMPPDDLALAIATVFQEPYRDIRFNFNLDKDLGTSEGSCRANPRCMTNFTPNGQVIKIEVSYRADPVLAPVMLSQLHQPYFPNIDFEPAVVPCLQLEEAIGEKVRAAFQRPKIRDLHDLQQLRRNGFDPDLVRRLAILKIWESPEGASFEPFSFEAFVRRMATRVQNRAYEEGDLQGLLRQNQRVDLSTMVREVAESYGFLANLTGDEKKLTADKYSQERALAEAYREAIRADADPSSNPKP; this is encoded by the coding sequence ATGAGCTTCTTCGCCGCCACGACGCCTGTCCTTCTCAACAAGACAGCCGGACTATTCGGCTCGAAGCGTATCGACTATGTCGAAATCGACATCCTGCTGACCCATCTCCTCCAACGAATGCATGAGACGGGACTCATGGACCACCTCGTCTTCAAGGGTGGCACCATGTTGCGCAAGATGGTGTTCGGCGCAGGCGGCCGCTTATCGACAGACCTCGACTTCGTGGTCCGATCCATCGATGGCATGCCGCCTGACGACCTTGCTCTTGCGATCGCGACCGTCTTCCAAGAGCCCTATCGCGACATCCGGTTCAACTTCAACCTCGACAAGGATTTGGGCACGAGCGAGGGATCCTGCCGCGCCAATCCACGCTGCATGACCAACTTCACGCCCAACGGCCAAGTCATAAAGATCGAGGTCAGCTACCGAGCCGATCCGGTGCTGGCCCCTGTGATGCTGTCCCAGCTGCACCAGCCCTACTTCCCGAACATTGACTTCGAGCCTGCAGTTGTTCCTTGCCTCCAGCTGGAAGAGGCGATCGGTGAAAAGGTGCGCGCGGCGTTTCAACGGCCAAAGATCCGCGATCTGCATGATCTTCAGCAGCTGAGACGCAATGGGTTCGATCCCGATCTGGTGCGGCGTCTGGCTATCCTGAAGATATGGGAGTCACCGGAAGGCGCCAGCTTCGAGCCGTTCTCATTTGAGGCCTTCGTGCGCCGAATGGCAACCCGCGTGCAGAATCGTGCCTATGAAGAAGGTGACCTTCAAGGGCTTCTCAGGCAAAATCAGCGGGTCGATCTATCGACTATGGTCCGCGAGGTAGCGGAAAGTTACGGCTTCCTTGCCAATCTGACTGGCGACGAAAAGAAGCTAACGGCGGACAAATACAGCCAGGAGCGGGCGCTTGCGGAGGCATATCGCGAGGCCATCCGTGCCGATGCCGATCCGTCCTCTAATCCAAAGCCCTGA
- a CDS encoding heavy metal translocating P-type ATPase yields MPKSHGRGLASPNLSPDVKDPVCGMSVDPTTTPHHAEFEGKPYHFCSSGCQTKFVAEPLKYLSTAQPRATEPASEGEIYTCPMHPQIRQVGPGACPICGMALEPVVVSAEAKPNAELIDMTRRFWIGLVLTAPVFAIEMGGHLTGLDHLIPRNLSNWIQLALATPVVLWAGWPFFERGWQSLLTRNLNMFTLIAMGTGVAWIYSVVATLAPAIFPPAFRSMDGSVAVYFEAAAVITVLVLLGQVLELRARESTSGAIRALLDLAPKTARRILDDGGEEEVTLDAVAVGYRLRVRPGEKVPVDGDVVEGRSSIDESMVTGESMPTTKTVGDRVIGGTMNQSGSLVIEAKRVGHDSMLAQIVQLVAKAQRSRAPIQRLADQVAGYFVPVVIAMALLAFGAWAIWGPDPRLAFGLVAAVSVLIIACPCALGLATPMSIMVGVGRGAEVGVLIKNAEALERMEKVDTLVVDKTGTLTEGKPAVTAIVAAEGFDETEILRLAASVEKASEHPLAVAIVAAAVTRNIETSGVAEFDSPTGKGALGTVDGRKVVLGNAAFMAEYSVDVGPLTKTADDLRREGATAIFIGIDGRAAGTIAIADPVKDSTPSALAALKEEGIRVVMLTGDNRTTAEAVARRLGITEIEADVLPEQKSVVVEKLKREGRVVAMAGDGVNDAPALAAADVGIAMGSGTDVAIESAGLTLLKGDLNGIVRARRLSQATMSNIRQNLFFAFVYNAAGIPIAAGVLYPVFGILLSPIIAAAAMALSSVSVISNAIRLRTVRL; encoded by the coding sequence ATGCCGAAAAGCCACGGCCGAGGCCTCGCAAGCCCAAATCTATCGCCCGACGTGAAGGACCCGGTCTGTGGCATGTCCGTCGATCCCACGACGACGCCTCATCATGCGGAGTTCGAGGGCAAGCCTTATCACTTCTGCTCTTCAGGATGTCAGACGAAATTCGTCGCGGAACCTCTAAAATACCTTTCGACAGCACAGCCAAGGGCGACCGAGCCAGCCTCGGAAGGCGAGATCTATACGTGCCCGATGCATCCCCAAATTCGGCAGGTCGGTCCAGGCGCATGCCCCATCTGCGGCATGGCGCTGGAGCCGGTCGTCGTCAGCGCCGAGGCTAAGCCCAACGCCGAGCTCATCGACATGACGCGCCGGTTCTGGATCGGGCTGGTTCTGACGGCGCCAGTATTCGCAATCGAGATGGGAGGGCACCTGACCGGGCTCGATCACCTGATCCCCCGCAACCTGTCCAACTGGATCCAGCTCGCTCTGGCGACGCCCGTCGTGCTCTGGGCGGGTTGGCCGTTCTTCGAGCGCGGCTGGCAGTCGCTCCTGACCCGCAACCTCAACATGTTCACGTTGATTGCTATGGGAACGGGAGTAGCCTGGATCTACAGCGTCGTCGCCACGCTCGCCCCGGCGATCTTCCCACCAGCGTTCAGAAGCATGGACGGCTCGGTCGCGGTCTATTTCGAAGCCGCTGCCGTGATCACCGTGCTCGTCCTGCTCGGACAGGTCCTGGAACTGCGTGCCCGCGAGAGCACCAGCGGAGCCATCCGGGCTCTGCTCGACCTTGCCCCAAAGACAGCTCGCCGCATCCTCGACGATGGCGGTGAGGAGGAGGTCACGCTCGATGCCGTCGCGGTCGGGTATCGACTGCGCGTCCGGCCCGGCGAGAAAGTCCCGGTCGATGGCGACGTCGTGGAAGGGCGAAGCTCCATCGATGAATCGATGGTCACCGGTGAGTCGATGCCGACCACGAAAACCGTCGGCGATCGGGTCATCGGCGGCACGATGAACCAGTCGGGCAGCCTGGTTATCGAGGCGAAGCGCGTCGGTCATGACAGCATGCTGGCGCAGATCGTTCAGCTCGTCGCCAAGGCGCAGCGCAGCCGCGCCCCGATCCAGCGCCTCGCCGATCAGGTCGCGGGCTATTTCGTCCCCGTTGTGATCGCAATGGCGCTCCTCGCGTTCGGCGCCTGGGCGATCTGGGGGCCGGATCCGCGACTGGCGTTCGGCCTTGTGGCGGCTGTCTCCGTGCTGATCATCGCCTGCCCGTGCGCGCTGGGTCTGGCGACGCCGATGTCGATCATGGTCGGCGTGGGACGCGGCGCCGAAGTCGGCGTTCTGATCAAAAACGCCGAAGCGCTGGAACGCATGGAGAAGGTCGACACGCTTGTCGTCGACAAGACCGGCACGCTCACCGAGGGCAAGCCGGCTGTCACCGCAATCGTTGCCGCCGAGGGCTTCGACGAAACGGAGATCCTCAGGCTCGCGGCCAGTGTCGAGAAGGCCAGCGAGCACCCGCTGGCTGTCGCCATCGTGGCGGCTGCCGTCACCCGAAACATCGAGACGTCGGGTGTCGCCGAGTTCGACTCACCGACTGGCAAGGGCGCGCTTGGGACGGTCGACGGCCGCAAAGTGGTACTCGGCAACGCCGCATTCATGGCCGAGTACAGTGTCGACGTCGGCCCTCTCACGAAGACTGCCGACGACCTACGGCGCGAGGGCGCGACCGCGATCTTCATCGGCATCGACGGGCGCGCCGCAGGCACGATCGCCATCGCCGACCCGGTCAAGGACTCGACGCCGTCAGCCCTGGCCGCGCTGAAGGAAGAAGGCATCCGGGTCGTCATGCTGACCGGCGACAACAGGACGACGGCGGAAGCCGTGGCGCGTCGGCTCGGTATCACCGAGATCGAAGCCGACGTCCTGCCGGAGCAGAAGAGCGTCGTCGTCGAGAAGCTCAAGCGCGAGGGGCGGGTCGTCGCCATGGCCGGCGATGGCGTCAACGACGCGCCGGCGCTGGCGGCGGCCGACGTCGGGATCGCCATGGGCTCGGGTACCGACGTCGCCATCGAGAGCGCGGGTTTGACGCTGCTGAAGGGCGACCTGAACGGGATTGTGCGGGCCAGGCGCCTGTCGCAGGCGACGATGAGCAATATCCGCCAGAACCTGTTCTTCGCTTTCGTCTACAACGCCGCCGGCATTCCGATCGCAGCCGGGGTGCTCTATCCGGTCTTCGGTATCCTGCTGTCGCCGATCATCGCCGCCGCTGCCATGGCACTATCGTCTGTCAGCGTTATCTCAAACGCGATTAGGCTTCGGACCGTTCGCCTCTAG